The window ACAGCGCCTGCGAGCCGGTGTTCCGCACGCTGGTGCAGGCCGGCTACCTCGGCAGCGACGACCTGTGGTGGCGGGCGCGGCGCCAGATCGACAGCCGCAGCCCGTCGAATGCGCGCACCACCCTGTCGTGGATGAACGCGGCCGACGCGCCGGCGCTGGCCGATTTCGACCGCATGATGAAGAGCCCCGCCGCGTGGCTCGACCGCCTGCCGCCGAATTTCGCCGTCTCGCGAGCGAGTCGCGAACTCGCGCTGGCCGCGCTCGTGCGCATCGCACGCGAGGATGCCTCCTCCGCCTACGCGCGCTTCGCGCGCATCGAGGAGCGCTTCGGTGCGGACGAGCGGGCATATGTCTATGCGGTGCTCGGCCACCACGGCTCGCTGCAGGGCGTCCCCGCCGCCGTGCGCTGGTTCCGCGCCGCGGGCAAGACGCCGATGAGCGCCGAGCAGCGCGCGTGGCGGGTTCGCGCGGAGCTGCGCGTCGAGGACTGGCGCGGCGTGCAGGCGGCGGTCGAAGGCATGACTGCGGCCGAACAGGCGCAGCCGGAATGGACCTACTGGCTTGCCCGCGCATATGCCGCACAGAACCGTTCCCCGGAAGCCGCGGCGTTGTACGGCCGTATCGCGACGCTGCCGAATTTCTACGGCATGCTCGCCGCCGAAGAGCTGGGCAGCCTGTTCGCGCCTCCCGTGCGCAACGGCAACGTCACCGCCGAGGACATCGCGCGCGTCGACGCCGACCCGGGCCTGCGCCGCGCGCTCGCGCTGTACCGGCTCGATATGCGCACCGAGGGCATGCGCGAATGGAACTGGTCGCTGCGCGGACAGGACGACGGCTTCCTGATCGCCGCCGCACGCCTCGCGCTGCGCAACGAGATCTACGACCGCGCGATCAACACCGCCGAACGCACCGATCCGCAGGCGAACTACGACCTGCGCTTCCTCACGCCCTACCGCCAGCTGATCGAGCCGCAGGTGCGCCAGCAGGGCCTCGACATGGCCTGGGTGTACGGCCTGATGCGCCAGGAAAGCCGCTTCATCGCGCCGGCACGCTCGAGCTCGGGCGCGCAGGGCCTGATGCAGGTGATGCCCGCCACGGGCAAGTGGGTCGCGCGCAAGATCGGCCTCTCGGGCTATAACCAGGGCATGCTGGCCGACCCCAACACCAACGTGCTGCTGGGCACGAGCTACATGCGCCTGATCCTCGAAGACCTCGACGAGCATCCGGTGCTGGCATCGGCCGGCTACAATGCCGGACCGGGGCGCGCACGCAAATGGCGTGACGAACGTCCGCTCGAAGGCGCGATCTATGCAGAGACGATCCCCTTCGACGAGACCCGCGACTATGTGAAGAAGGTCATGACCAACGCCGTCATTTATGCGGCGATGCTGGAATCGAAACCGCAGTCGCTGAAGGCCCGGCTCGGGACGATCTCGCCGCGGCTCGGCACGGAACGCTAGACCCGCCACTCCTCGACTGGGAGGCAGCAGCATGAAAATGGAACGCGTCGTACTCGTCGGCGGCTCCGGCTTTGTGGGCCGCGTCATTGCGAACCGCCTGTCGCGCGAGGGCATCGACGTGCTGGTACCGACGCGGCGTTATGTCCATGCGGGCGAGCTGCTGCTGATCCCGACGGTCGAAGTCGTCGAGGCGGATGTCCATGATCCGGCCACGCTGGAGCGGCTCTTCGCCGGCGCCGATGCCGTGGTCAATCTCGTCGGCATCCTGCATTCGCGCCCGGGCAGCCCGTGGGGGCCGGATTTCGCACGCGCCCACGTCGAGCTCCCGCGCCGGATCGTCGCCGCCTGCCAGGCGGCCGGCGTCGCGCGCCTCGTCCACGTCAGCGCGCTGGGTGCTTCGGCGAACGGCCCGTCCGAATACCAGCGCTCGAAAGCCGCCGGCGAGGAAGCGATCCGCGCGGCGGGCGACGCGCCGGCGTGGACCATCCTGCGCCCGTCCGTCATCTTCGGGCGCGATGACAGCTTCCTCAACCTGTTCGTGCGCCTCGCGCAGCGCTTTCCGGTACTGCCGCTCGCCGGCGCCGACGCGCGCTTCCAGCCGGTGCATGTCGAGGACGTCGCCGAAGTCGTGTGCCGTTGCCTGACCGAGCCGTCGGCGCGCCGCCAGACCTTCGAGCTCGCAGGACCCAGGATCTACACGCTGCGCGAGCTCGTCGAGTATGTCACCGGGCTGTCGGGCCGGCCCCGCCCGGTGATCGGCCTGCCGGAGTGGCTCGCGATGCTGCAGGCACGGCTGATGGAGCTCGCGCCGCGGCCGCTGATGAGCCGCGACAACGTGCGCTCGATGCGCGTCGACAACGTCGCCGGCGGCCCCCCGCTGCCCTTCGGCATGACGCCGGCCGGACTCGAGGCGCTCGCACCGACCTGGATCGGCGACCGCCACCAGCGTGCCCGCTACTACCCGATGCGCAGCCGTGCGCGCCGCCCGCGCCACGGCTGAGCTTTTTCCGCAGCACCGAGCAGCACCCTACGGAGACGAGCGCATGAAACTGATCATCGGCAACAAGAATTATTCATCCTGGTCCCTGCGCCCCTGGCTCGCCGCCCGCGCCAGCGGACAGGTTTTCGACGAAATCCGCATCCCGCTCTTCATCGAAGGCAGCCGCGAACGCATCCTGCAGCACTCGCCCTCGGGCAAGGTGCCCTGCCTGATCGACCACGGCGTCGCGGTGTGGGACTCGCTGGCGATCTGCGAGTACCTGGCCGAGAAGGCGCCGAAGCTGTGGCCGGCCGATCCTGCGGCACGCGCGGTGGCGCGCGCGATCAGCGCGGAAATGCACTCGAGCTTCCAGGACCTGCGCCAGGCCATGCCGATGAACATCCGCAAGGATTACGCCGGCAAGGGCCGCTCGCCTGCGGTCGATGCCAACATCGCGCGCATCGAGGCGATCTGGAACGACTGCCGCGCACGCTTCGGCACGAAGGCAAATGCGGGCGGCCCCTATCTCTTCGGCGCCTTCTCGATCGCCGACGCGATGTACGCGCCGATCTGCTTCCGCTTCAAGACCTACGGCGTGCAGCCTGCGGGCGCGGCCGGCGAATACCTCGCCGCGATGCTCGCGCACCCGGCCATGCAGGAGTGGGAAGCGGCGGCGCGCGCCGAGAGCGAATCCATCCCTGCCGAGGACCTGTACGGCTGATGCGCTGCTATGTTGTCGGCGGGGCGGTACGCGACCGCCTGCTTGGCCTGCCGGTGCAGGACCGCGACTGGGTCGTCGTCGGCGCAACGCCCGACGAGATGCTCGCGCGCGGTTTCCGCCCGGTAGGCAAGGATTTCCCGGTCTTCCTGCATCCGCAGACCAACGAGGAGTACGCGCTCGCGCGCACCGAGCGCAAGAGCGGGCGCGGCTACACCGGCTTCGTCGTGCACGCCGCGCCGGACGTGACGCTCGAAGACGACCTGCTGCGGCGCGACCTCACGATCAACGCGATCGCCACGGACGAGGACGGCACGCTGATCGACCCCTACGGCGGCCAGGCCGATCTCGCCGCCCGCGTGTTCCGCCACGTGAGCCCCGCCTTCGCCGAGGACCCGGTGCGCATCCTGCGCGTCGCCCGCTTTGCCGCGCGCTTCGGCGATTTCAGCGTGGCGCCGGAGACGCTCGCGCTGATGCGCGCGATGGTCGACAACGGCGAGGTCGACCACCTCGTCGCCGAACGGGAGTGGCAGGAGCTCGCACGCGGGCTGATGGAAGACCGCCCCTCGCGCATGCTGCGCGTGCTGCGCGACTGCGGCGCGCTCGCGCGCATCCTGCCGGAAGTCGAGCGCCTGTTCGGCGTGCCGCAGCCGGTGGAGCACCACCCCGAGGTGGACACCGGTGAGCACGTGCTGCTGGTGCTCGATTACGCGGCGAAAACGCGGCAACCGCTCGCGGTGCGCTGGGCCTGCCTGATGCACGACCTCGGCAAGGGCGACACGCCCGCCGACATCCTGCCGCACCACTACGGCCACGAAGCGAAGAGCGCCACCCGCGCGCGCGCGGTGTCCGAGCGCCTGCGCGCGCCGGTCGACTGCCGCGACCTCGCGGTGATCTTCGCACGCGAGCACGGCATCCTTCACCAGGTGGACAAGCTGCGCCCGGAAACCATCGTCAAGGTACTCGAAACGGCCGATGCGCTGCGCCGGCCGGAGCGTTTCGCGCTGCTGCTGGAAGCGGCGGCCTGCGACTACCACGGCCGCCCCGGCCGCGAGGCCCCCTACACGCCGCGCGCGGACCGCTGGCGCGCCGCGCTCGCCGCCATCCAGGGCCTCGACGCCGGCGCAATCGCACACGCCTGCACCGACAAGGCGCAGATTCCGCAGCGCGTGCACGCCGCCCGCGTCGCCGCCGTCAAGGCGCTGTCCGCCCCGCCCCGCCCGGCTGCCGGGCGGAAACCGCCGACCGGATGAAACAATCGGTGCCCCGCGCAGTCACAAAATCTTCAAAAGCGCCCACGCGAGCAGCGACAACAGGATCGTGCTGGTAAACGGCAAATGGAAAGCACGCCCGAACAGGCGAAAATGCAGGTCGCCGGGCAGATGGCCGATTCGCAGCCGCGTCAGCCCGGGCTGGAACAAGCCGGTGACCAGCACCATCATGACGACCACCACGACCCACTTCAGCACGGACGCTCCAGCGCAAAACGAACATTAGACCCGGCCCGCCGCGCGCTCGCAATGCGCAGTCCGCACGCGGCTGCCTCATCTCCGACACCACGATGCCAAGAATGACCGACCACCCTTCCCGAGCGACACCCGCGCGGCATGACGCCGCCTCCGTCATCCCGCGCGGCGCGCGCAAACTCGCGCCCCTTTCGTCCGCGGCCGGTACGCCGGGGGTTCGCGCATGAACGCCCAGCGCTTCGGGGACCTCGAAGTCCTCGCACGCAGTCCGGCAGGCAAGCCGGCGTTCGCGACGCCGCTGCTGTTCATCCACGGAGCCTACACCGGGGCGTGGTGCTGGAACGAGCACTTCCTGCCGTATTTCGCCGACGCCGGCTATTCCTGTTACGCGGTATCGCTGTCGGGGCACGGCGGCAGCCGCAAGCGCGCCGCACTCGACACGCATTCGATCGACGACTACGTGCGCGACGTCGCCGAAGTTGTTTCAAGACTTCCGGCCGAACCGGTGCTGATCGGCCACTCGATGGGCGGCATGGTCGTGCAGAAATATCTGGAACGGGCAAGCGCGCCGGCCGCCGTGCTGCTGTGCTCGGTGCCGCCGCAGGGGCTCATGGGCTCCGCGCTCGGGCTGATGTTCACCCGCCCCAGTCTCATCAACGACCTCAACACCATGCTCAACGGCGGCCACCCCGAGCCCGAGAGCCTGCGCGAGGCGCTGTTCCACCAGCCCATCGCCGACGACGCGCTGATGCGCTACTACCGCCAGTGCCAGCCGGAGTCCCACCGTGCGATCTGGGACATGACGCTGTTCAACCTTGCCCAGCCCACCCGCATGCACCGCCCGCCGCTGCTGATCCTCGGCGCGGAGCACGACCACCTCATCCCGCCCGCGCAAGTGTCCATGACCGCGGCAACCTACGGCGAGCCCGCGCACATCTTTCCCGGCCTGGGGCACGGCGTGATGCTGGAGCAGGACTGGCGCCGGGTTGCCGACCACATCGCGGCGTGGCTTCCGACACAAATTGTTTGATCGCGCACTGGAAATCGTGTTTATTCCCATTCATGATGAAAGCAAGGATGGGAGGAGGCATCCTTGGCAGCTTCGGCGCGACGCCTGATTCCGCGGCACGCCGGAGTTGAAAACCAGGCACACGTCCGCACATACGGAGCACAGGGGTTCAGGAATCGGAGGCGGCTGCCGATAGATCACCCGGGTAGCCGATCACCCGAGCACGCAGCGGAGGCCAACATGGTGACCATCATGGATATGATGACGGGCAAGGCGATCGCGGAGCCGCCGGAAGAGTACGGCGACGAGGTGCTGAACGCGAACTGGCTGCCGCCGCAGCCGGAAGCGGCAGTGCAGTTGCAGGAAGTCGAACACGCCCCGGACGAGCCGGTCATCGACGTCGAGAGTTTCCTCGCAGCGGTGTACCGCTACCAGGAATGAACGACGCAGGGGTTGCGCGCGCGACCGGCCGGAACGGCGCGCGCGGCGGATTTCCCGCGCCGCAACGCGCGGGCGGCCTGCCTCATGCCGCTACAGCGCGTGCAGGCGGTCGCCGCGCATGAAGCCCAGCAAGGGCGCGTCGATGCCGCGCCCCAGCGCGAGCACCTTGAAAAGCTCCCCCATCTCCTGCGGCGTCGTCAGGCGCTGCACCGCGCGCGCGGCGCGGATGTAATCGGCGCTTTCCTCCGGCGCGCGCCGCGCGAGGCACTCCAGCACCCCGCAGTTGAACAGGAAGGCCGCCTGGTTCGTGTAGCCCATCACGTCCAGCCCGGCGTCGAAGGCGGCTTCGGCGGCCGCGGTGAAATCGACGAAGGCGGTGATGTCGTTGAGCCCCGGCCACAGGAAGGGATCGGCGTGCGCGTTGTGGCGGTAGTAGCACAGCAGCGTGCCGCTCGAACGCGAAGGCAGGTAGTACTCGGCGCGCGGATAGCCGTAGTCGATCAGCAGCAGCGCGCCGCGTTCGAGCCGCGCGGCCCATTCGCCGATCCACGCGCGCGCGGCCAGGTTGATCTCGGTGACATACTCGGCGCCGTCCGCGCGCGGCAGATCGAGCGCCGCCGCGGCCTTGGCGACCGCCCCGGTGGCGGGCGAATCGGCCCAGCGCAGCACGCCCTCGCCATCGACCGCGACGCCGCGCTCGAACAGGGCATCGCCGCGCGTCGCGACCAGATGCACCGGCATCACGTCGAGCACCTCGTTCGCGACCACCGCGCCGGCAAAGCGCTCGGGCAGCGCATCGAGCCATTTGACGCGCGACGCGAGATGCGGCGCGCGCGCCGCCAGCGTATCGAACTGGCGCTCGCGCAGCTCGCCCGAGACCTCGAGGATGCCGTAGCTTTCCGGCACGCAGCCGCGACGCTCGAGTTCCAGCAGCAGGTCGGCGGCGAGCAGCCCCGTGCCGGCGCCGACCTCGATCACGTGCGGCGCGGACGCGCGCATCACCTGTTCGACCTGCGCCGCAAGCGCCTGACCGAATAGCGGCGTGAGCTCCGGCGAGGTGATGAAGTCGCCGCCGGGGCCGAACTTTCGCGCCCCGCCGCTGTAATACCCGAGGCCGGGCGCGTAGAGCGCCAGCTCCATGTAGCGCGAGAACGGGATCCAGCCGCCCGCTTCGGCAATCGCGGCGGTGATCGTACGGAGAAGGCGCGTGCTCTGGTCGAGCGCGTCGACCGAAGGTTCGGGCAGGGACATGGGCGAAGTGAAACGGAAAACGCGTATTCTAACCGGCACACTGCAGTCCTCGTGCCCGCGGGCGGCCCGGCCGCAGGACCCGGAGCGCAGCAGGGCATTCTGAAACGCAACTCAAGATGAACGCACAAGATCGACCCGTCATCCTCATCACCGGCGCCGCGCGGCGCGTCGGCGCCGACATCGCGCGCACGCTGCACGCCGGCGGCGCGGACGTGGTGCTGCACTACCGCAGTTCGTCGGCCGACGCCGAAGCGCTCGCCGCCGAGCTGAACCGCACGCGCCCCGATTCGGCCTCGACGATCCGCGCCGACCTGAAGGACGACGGCGCCCCCGAGGCGCTCGCCGATGCGCTGCTGGCGCGCCACGGCCGCCTCGACGCGCTGGTGAACAACGCCTCGAGCTTCTTCGCGACGCCGCTCGGCCGGATCGACGCGGCGGCGTGGACCGACCTCATCGGATCGAACCTCAAAGGCCCGCTGTTCCTGTCGCAGGCCCTCGCGCCGGCACTGCGCGCGGCGCGCGGCGCGATCGTGAACATCGTCGACATCCATGCTGAGCGCCCCTTGCGCCATTACCCGCTGTACTGCGCGGCGAAAGCCGGCCTGCTGGGCCTGACCCGGGCCCTGGCGATCGAGCTCGCACCCGAGGTGCGCGTGAACGGCGTATCGCCCGGTCCGGTCGACTGGCCCGAGGACGGCCAGTTCACCCCCGCCGAACGGGACGAGATCGTGCGCCACACGCTGCTGGGCCGCCCCGGCAGCCCGGCCGACATCGCCCGCACGGTGCGCTTCCTGCTGCTCGACGCGCCCTACGTCACCGGGCAGATCCTCGCCGTCGACGGTGGCCGCAGCGCGCATCTCTGATCTGATGCACTCTGCCGAAAGGTATAATTCCGCTCGTTTTTGTCGCAGGATTCCGCCGTGAACGCCCCCACTGCTGCCACCGAGGCAGTCCTTTCGCCCGCCGACGCCCTCCCCGGCGCCCCCGCCGACGCGCGTTTCTCCAACACCTTCCTGCGCCTGAAGAAGAAGCTCGAACGCAGCGTCGGCAAGGCGATCGCCGACTTCAACATGATCGGCGAAGGCGACACCGTGCTCGTGTGCGTGTCCGGCGGCAAGGACTCCTACACGCTACTGTCCTGCCTGATGGCGCTGCGCGAGCGCGCGCCGGTCGATTTCCGCATCGTCGCGATGAACCTCGACCAGAAGCAGCCGGGCTTCCCCGCCGACGTGCTGCCGGGCTACTTCGAGTCGATCGGCATCGAGTACCGCATCGTCACCGAAGACACCTACTCGATCGTCAAGGACAAGATCCCCGAGGGCAAGACGACCTGCTCGCTGTGCTCGCGCCTGCGCCGCGGCATCATCTACCGCGTCGCGAAGGAGATCGGCGCCACCCGCATCGCGCTCGGCCACCACCGCGACGACATGATCGAGACGCTCTTCCTCAACATGTTCTTCGGCGGCAAGCTGAAGTCGATGCCCCCGAAGCTCGTCAGCGACAACGGCGAGCACGTCGTGATCCGGCCGCTCGCCTACTGCACCGAGAACGACATCGCCCGCTTCGCGCGTACGATGGACTTCCCGATCATCCCGTGCAACCTGTGCGGCTCGCAGGAGAACGCACAGCGGAAACAGATCAAGAACATGCTGCAGGCGTGGGGACGCGAGTTCCCGGGGCGCATCGAGTCGATCGCGACCGCGATGAGCCAGGTCGTGCCCTCGCACCTCGCGGACAACGGGCTGTTCGACTTCCGCGGCCTGACGCGCGACACGCCGGTCGCCGAAGGCGACATCGCCTTCGATCGTCCCGAGCTGCCGCTCAAGAACAACGTCATTTCCATCATGAGCGAATTCACGGACGAGGGCTGAGCGCCGATGACGCTGGCTTGCGCCGCCGGTGCCAGTTGACGACCTTCTTCCGGCCCGGAGAATACCCCTCAGCATCGTCCCGGCGGCCCCGCCGCCGGGACGCAACAGCAAGGAAACCCAGGTCATGGCCCAGCCGAACAAGGTGTGCGTCCTCGTCGCCGAGATCCCCGGAGTAGATCGGCTCACCGACGCCCTGGACGCCGCAGAAGCGCAACACGCGCTGGAACGCTGCCTGAATCGCATCGACCGCGCGATCGACGCGAAAGGCGGCACGGCGCTGCGCCGCGGCACGGCACGCATCCGCGCCATGTTTCCGCGCCCCGACGATGCCATTTTCGCCAGTTGCGAAATGCTCGAGCGCGTGCAGAGCCTGCCGCCGCTGCGCGGCCAGCGCATGACGATCTGCGTCGGCCTGCATTTCGGTGCGGACGAATCGGGCGAAGCCGAACTCGGCGCGATGCGCCTCGCCGAAGTCGCCAAGCCGGGGCACGCGCTGGCGAGCGACGCCGTCGTCGCGCAGTTGTCTGCGGCATCGCGCCAGTTCCTCGCCCCCACGCCGTCACGCAATCCCGCCCTCGCCGGGCTGGGCTTCACCGCCTTCGCGGTCGCGCGCCAACCGGCCGGCCAGGCCTCGGTGCCGGTCGAGCGGCCGTTCATGCAGCGCGCGTGCGTCCGCCACCACGGGG is drawn from Azoarcus sp. DN11 and contains these coding sequences:
- a CDS encoding DUF2905 family protein, which encodes MLKWVVVVVMMVLVTGLFQPGLTRLRIGHLPGDLHFRLFGRAFHLPFTSTILLSLLAWALLKIL
- a CDS encoding FHA domain-containing protein; its protein translation is MAQPNKVCVLVAEIPGVDRLTDALDAAEAQHALERCLNRIDRAIDAKGGTALRRGTARIRAMFPRPDDAIFASCEMLERVQSLPPLRGQRMTICVGLHFGADESGEAELGAMRLAEVAKPGHALASDAVVAQLSAASRQFLAPTPSRNPALAGLGFTAFAVARQPAGQASVPVERPFMQRACVRHHGDTLFVDESRPVVLFGRELGNDVVIADPRASRQHARIERRREGFVLIDQSTNGTYFAEDGGAERCIKGEEIVLAGSGRIGCGFIANDAERELVFIEIV
- a CDS encoding complex I NDUFA9 subunit family protein, with the translated sequence MKMERVVLVGGSGFVGRVIANRLSREGIDVLVPTRRYVHAGELLLIPTVEVVEADVHDPATLERLFAGADAVVNLVGILHSRPGSPWGPDFARAHVELPRRIVAACQAAGVARLVHVSALGASANGPSEYQRSKAAGEEAIRAAGDAPAWTILRPSVIFGRDDSFLNLFVRLAQRFPVLPLAGADARFQPVHVEDVAEVVCRCLTEPSARRQTFELAGPRIYTLRELVEYVTGLSGRPRPVIGLPEWLAMLQARLMELAPRPLMSRDNVRSMRVDNVAGGPPLPFGMTPAGLEALAPTWIGDRHQRARYYPMRSRARRPRHG
- the ttcA gene encoding tRNA 2-thiocytidine(32) synthetase TtcA; its protein translation is MRLKKKLERSVGKAIADFNMIGEGDTVLVCVSGGKDSYTLLSCLMALRERAPVDFRIVAMNLDQKQPGFPADVLPGYFESIGIEYRIVTEDTYSIVKDKIPEGKTTCSLCSRLRRGIIYRVAKEIGATRIALGHHRDDMIETLFLNMFFGGKLKSMPPKLVSDNGEHVVIRPLAYCTENDIARFARTMDFPIIPCNLCGSQENAQRKQIKNMLQAWGREFPGRIESIATAMSQVVPSHLADNGLFDFRGLTRDTPVAEGDIAFDRPELPLKNNVISIMSEFTDEG
- a CDS encoding lytic transglycosylase domain-containing protein, with product MAKGLWAALALVLAGLTQGAHGQGGDDRILAARDAVRSGDRATLERLAAEREPHVLDPYVRYWRLVNILGRPEAPPVDELNEFLLREADSVLAERLRSDWLRRMAREYDWSGFLKVYPDLREPDAELRCVQRNARLELGDLTVVDEVRARWMELADSHSACEPVFRTLVQAGYLGSDDLWWRARRQIDSRSPSNARTTLSWMNAADAPALADFDRMMKSPAAWLDRLPPNFAVSRASRELALAALVRIAREDASSAYARFARIEERFGADERAYVYAVLGHHGSLQGVPAAVRWFRAAGKTPMSAEQRAWRVRAELRVEDWRGVQAAVEGMTAAEQAQPEWTYWLARAYAAQNRSPEAAALYGRIATLPNFYGMLAAEELGSLFAPPVRNGNVTAEDIARVDADPGLRRALALYRLDMRTEGMREWNWSLRGQDDGFLIAAARLALRNEIYDRAINTAERTDPQANYDLRFLTPYRQLIEPQVRQQGLDMAWVYGLMRQESRFIAPARSSSGAQGLMQVMPATGKWVARKIGLSGYNQGMLADPNTNVLLGTSYMRLILEDLDEHPVLASAGYNAGPGRARKWRDERPLEGAIYAETIPFDETRDYVKKVMTNAVIYAAMLESKPQSLKARLGTISPRLGTER
- a CDS encoding SAM-dependent methyltransferase; the encoded protein is MSLPEPSVDALDQSTRLLRTITAAIAEAGGWIPFSRYMELALYAPGLGYYSGGARKFGPGGDFITSPELTPLFGQALAAQVEQVMRASAPHVIEVGAGTGLLAADLLLELERRGCVPESYGILEVSGELRERQFDTLAARAPHLASRVKWLDALPERFAGAVVANEVLDVMPVHLVATRGDALFERGVAVDGEGVLRWADSPATGAVAKAAAALDLPRADGAEYVTEINLAARAWIGEWAARLERGALLLIDYGYPRAEYYLPSRSSGTLLCYYRHNAHADPFLWPGLNDITAFVDFTAAAEAAFDAGLDVMGYTNQAAFLFNCGVLECLARRAPEESADYIRAARAVQRLTTPQEMGELFKVLALGRGIDAPLLGFMRGDRLHAL
- a CDS encoding alpha/beta fold hydrolase, with the protein product MNAQRFGDLEVLARSPAGKPAFATPLLFIHGAYTGAWCWNEHFLPYFADAGYSCYAVSLSGHGGSRKRAALDTHSIDDYVRDVAEVVSRLPAEPVLIGHSMGGMVVQKYLERASAPAAVLLCSVPPQGLMGSALGLMFTRPSLINDLNTMLNGGHPEPESLREALFHQPIADDALMRYYRQCQPESHRAIWDMTLFNLAQPTRMHRPPLLILGAEHDHLIPPAQVSMTAATYGEPAHIFPGLGHGVMLEQDWRRVADHIAAWLPTQIV
- a CDS encoding multifunctional CCA addition/repair protein, producing the protein MRCYVVGGAVRDRLLGLPVQDRDWVVVGATPDEMLARGFRPVGKDFPVFLHPQTNEEYALARTERKSGRGYTGFVVHAAPDVTLEDDLLRRDLTINAIATDEDGTLIDPYGGQADLAARVFRHVSPAFAEDPVRILRVARFAARFGDFSVAPETLALMRAMVDNGEVDHLVAEREWQELARGLMEDRPSRMLRVLRDCGALARILPEVERLFGVPQPVEHHPEVDTGEHVLLVLDYAAKTRQPLAVRWACLMHDLGKGDTPADILPHHYGHEAKSATRARAVSERLRAPVDCRDLAVIFAREHGILHQVDKLRPETIVKVLETADALRRPERFALLLEAAACDYHGRPGREAPYTPRADRWRAALAAIQGLDAGAIAHACTDKAQIPQRVHAARVAAVKALSAPPRPAAGRKPPTG
- a CDS encoding glutathione S-transferase family protein; this translates as MKLIIGNKNYSSWSLRPWLAARASGQVFDEIRIPLFIEGSRERILQHSPSGKVPCLIDHGVAVWDSLAICEYLAEKAPKLWPADPAARAVARAISAEMHSSFQDLRQAMPMNIRKDYAGKGRSPAVDANIARIEAIWNDCRARFGTKANAGGPYLFGAFSIADAMYAPICFRFKTYGVQPAGAAGEYLAAMLAHPAMQEWEAAARAESESIPAEDLYG
- a CDS encoding pteridine reductase, with product MNAQDRPVILITGAARRVGADIARTLHAGGADVVLHYRSSSADAEALAAELNRTRPDSASTIRADLKDDGAPEALADALLARHGRLDALVNNASSFFATPLGRIDAAAWTDLIGSNLKGPLFLSQALAPALRAARGAIVNIVDIHAERPLRHYPLYCAAKAGLLGLTRALAIELAPEVRVNGVSPGPVDWPEDGQFTPAERDEIVRHTLLGRPGSPADIARTVRFLLLDAPYVTGQILAVDGGRSAHL